Proteins encoded together in one Undibacterium sp. CCC3.4 window:
- a CDS encoding BadF/BadG/BcrA/BcrD ATPase family protein, producing the protein MTSSTENLPVNLALSATPDPGALRYLLGVDGGGSGTRVVLADLQGRELARAAAGPSGLALGRAAAWRAIEAAIAAAFQAAGLVQPHAAALALACGLAGVNNVQWAAELMAQNPGYGLVVAETDAYTSLLGAHAGQAGVVVALGTGSVAQVLHADGSRREVGGWGFPVGDEASGAWLGMRAMNFLQRVLDGRAAANTFSLALLAQCGGDKDGVFAWLAQAKQTRFASLAPLVIEHAATQDVARDMLLEAGRDVELMVAALDPTQSLPVAVCGGLAAAISPFLPPALQQRLQPAKGDSASGALILIRDHIDQSNRKD; encoded by the coding sequence ATGACTTCCTCGACTGAAAATTTGCCCGTGAACTTGGCCCTGAGTGCCACCCCAGACCCCGGCGCGCTGCGTTATCTGCTTGGGGTTGATGGTGGTGGCAGCGGTACCCGTGTGGTGTTGGCTGATTTACAGGGGCGTGAACTGGCGCGCGCCGCCGCCGGCCCATCCGGCCTTGCGCTTGGACGGGCGGCGGCATGGAGGGCGATTGAGGCAGCCATTGCGGCCGCCTTTCAAGCGGCCGGCTTGGTGCAGCCACACGCGGCGGCATTGGCGCTTGCTTGTGGTTTGGCCGGGGTGAACAATGTGCAGTGGGCGGCTGAGCTGATGGCGCAAAATCCTGGTTACGGCCTCGTAGTGGCCGAAACCGATGCCTACACGAGCTTGCTGGGCGCGCACGCCGGGCAGGCCGGGGTGGTGGTGGCGCTTGGTACCGGCAGCGTTGCTCAAGTACTACACGCCGATGGCAGCCGGCGTGAGGTCGGTGGTTGGGGTTTTCCGGTCGGTGATGAGGCCAGCGGGGCGTGGCTGGGTATGCGGGCGATGAATTTTTTGCAGCGCGTGCTCGATGGTCGTGCCGCTGCCAATACCTTTTCTTTGGCGCTGTTGGCACAGTGTGGCGGCGACAAAGATGGCGTGTTCGCTTGGCTGGCACAAGCCAAGCAAACCCGTTTTGCTAGCCTCGCACCGCTCGTCATCGAGCATGCAGCCACACAGGATGTGGCGCGCGACATGCTGTTGGAGGCCGGCCGCGATGTCGAGTTGATGGTGGCGGCACTCGATCCCACACAGTCGCTGCCGGTCGCTGTATGCGGCGGACTGGCTGCGGCGATCAGCCCTTTTTTACCACCGGCACTACAACAACGGCTACAGCCAGCCAAGGGCGACTCTGCCAGCGGTGCCTTGATTTTGATTCGAGATCATATCGATCAGTCAAACCGGAAAGACTGA
- a CDS encoding peptide chain release factor 3: MNPTSGLSPAAASESDSESVNASVNDSASAAGNAQHSELIRREVARRRTFGIISHPDAGKTTLTEKLLMFSGAIQLAGTVKARKSGRHATSDWMEIEKQRGISVASSVMQFEYRGHVVNLLDTPGHQDFSEDTYRVLTAVDSALMVIDAAKGVEEQTLKLLNVCRMRNTPIITFVNKMDRETRDPLELLDELESVLKIKCAPVTWPIGMGKTFRGVYHILKDQILLFTPGSERADQEFEVIEGINNPRLAAMFPLEIEQLKMEVELVHGASHPFSLEDFLAGVQTPVFFGSAINNFGVREILNALLDWAPPPCGRDATIRTVEAGEAPFSGFVFKIQANMDPAHRDRIAFLRVCSGRFERGMKLKHLRLNREIKVSSVVTFMASSREQVEEAYAGDIIGLPNHGNMQIGDSFSEGELLQFTGIPYFAPDFFRTARILNPLKIKQLQKGLQQLGEEGAVQVFKPVVSSDLVLGAVGVLQFEVVASRLKNEYGVDAVFEGTSISSARWITCDDKKMLADFERSGAGVNIAYDAAGNMAYLATSGVNLKLTQERWPGIAFHATREHAAKLS; the protein is encoded by the coding sequence ATGAACCCCACGTCAGGCCTGAGCCCGGCAGCAGCATCTGAGTCAGATTCTGAGTCAGTCAATGCATCAGTCAACGATTCCGCCAGCGCTGCCGGCAATGCGCAGCATAGTGAGCTGATTCGCCGCGAAGTGGCGCGTCGTCGCACTTTCGGCATTATTTCCCATCCCGATGCCGGTAAAACCACGCTGACGGAAAAACTGTTGATGTTTTCCGGTGCGATTCAATTGGCCGGCACGGTCAAGGCGCGTAAGAGCGGCCGCCATGCCACCTCGGATTGGATGGAAATTGAAAAGCAGCGTGGTATTTCGGTCGCTTCGTCGGTGATGCAGTTCGAATACCGCGGTCACGTCGTCAATTTGCTCGATACTCCGGGGCATCAGGATTTTTCTGAAGATACGTATCGGGTGCTGACTGCCGTCGATTCGGCACTGATGGTGATCGATGCTGCCAAGGGCGTGGAAGAGCAGACCTTGAAGTTGCTCAATGTCTGCCGCATGCGCAATACGCCCATCATTACCTTCGTCAACAAGATGGATCGCGAAACCCGCGATCCGCTGGAATTGCTCGACGAATTGGAATCGGTACTGAAGATAAAATGTGCGCCGGTTACTTGGCCCATCGGTATGGGTAAAACTTTCCGTGGCGTGTATCACATCCTGAAAGATCAAATTTTACTGTTTACTCCGGGCAGTGAACGGGCTGACCAAGAATTTGAAGTCATCGAAGGCATCAATAATCCGCGTTTGGCTGCCATGTTCCCGCTCGAAATCGAACAACTGAAAATGGAAGTCGAGTTGGTACACGGTGCCTCGCATCCGTTTTCACTCGAAGATTTCCTCGCCGGCGTGCAGACGCCGGTGTTTTTCGGCTCGGCTATCAATAACTTCGGCGTGCGCGAAATTCTCAACGCCTTGCTCGACTGGGCACCGCCACCATGCGGCCGTGATGCCACGATACGCACGGTGGAAGCCGGCGAAGCCCCGTTCTCCGGTTTTGTTTTCAAGATTCAAGCCAATATGGATCCGGCCCATCGCGATCGTATCGCGTTTCTGCGCGTCTGTTCCGGTCGCTTCGAGCGCGGCATGAAACTCAAGCATTTGCGTCTCAATCGCGAGATCAAAGTCTCCTCGGTGGTGACCTTCATGGCCTCATCGCGCGAGCAAGTGGAAGAAGCGTATGCCGGCGACATCATCGGTTTGCCTAATCATGGCAATATGCAGATCGGCGACAGTTTTTCTGAAGGCGAATTACTACAATTCACCGGCATTCCGTATTTCGCCCCCGATTTTTTCCGCACGGCACGGATTCTCAACCCACTCAAAATCAAGCAACTGCAAAAGGGTTTGCAACAATTAGGTGAAGAAGGTGCAGTACAGGTATTCAAACCCGTGGTGAGCAGTGATTTGGTGCTCGGTGCCGTCGGGGTGTTGCAGTTTGAAGTCGTCGCCAGTCGCCTTAAAAATGAATATGGCGTCGATGCCGTATTCGAGGGCACCAGTATCAGCAGCGCCCGCTGGATTACCTGCGACGATAAAAAAATGTTGGCCGATTTTGAACGCTCCGGTGCCGGCGTCAATATCGCCTACGATGCGGCCGGGAATATGGCCTATTTAGCGACCTCGGGCGTGAATTTAAAATTGACACAAGAACGCTGGCCTGGCATCGCTTTCCATGCCACCCGCGAGCATGCGGCCAAATTGAGTTGA
- a CDS encoding amino acid ABC transporter permease, with translation MNDCFELLQAAAPQMLAGLGNTLLFALSSMCGGLLLGLLLALARLSAWRLVRLPAALYVSLMRGTPLLVQIFLIYYGLPAIGLELSATVAGILALSLNAAAYLSESLRGAIAAVSSGQWEAGLSLGLNWRQTLMAVIFPQALRIAVPSLSNTLISLIKDTSLVSVITVTELMLATKVAIASSFRPLPLYVAAAAVYWLLSWCFEMLQRALERRLQNAHR, from the coding sequence ATGAACGATTGCTTCGAATTATTGCAAGCGGCCGCGCCGCAGATGTTGGCCGGCTTGGGCAATACGCTGTTGTTTGCACTCAGCTCTATGTGCGGCGGTTTGCTGCTCGGTTTATTGCTGGCGCTGGCGCGCTTGTCCGCGTGGCGCTTGGTGCGACTGCCGGCCGCGCTGTATGTCAGCCTGATGCGTGGCACGCCATTGTTGGTGCAGATATTTTTGATTTATTACGGCTTGCCGGCGATCGGTTTGGAATTGTCGGCGACCGTGGCCGGGATTTTGGCACTGAGCTTGAATGCCGCTGCCTATTTATCGGAAAGCTTACGCGGTGCGATTGCCGCCGTCAGCAGCGGTCAATGGGAAGCTGGGCTGAGTCTCGGTCTGAATTGGCGTCAAACTCTGATGGCGGTGATTTTTCCGCAAGCCTTACGGATTGCCGTGCCATCACTGAGCAATACCTTGATCAGCTTGATCAAGGATACCTCGCTGGTCTCGGTCATTACCGTCACTGAGCTGATGTTAGCTACCAAGGTGGCGATTGCCAGCAGCTTTCGGCCGTTGCCCTTGTATGTCGCGGCAGCAGCGGTATATTGGTTACTGAGCTGGTGCTTTGAAATGCTGCAGCGCGCACTCGAGCGTCGTTTGCAGAACGCGCATCGGTGA
- a CDS encoding HDOD domain-containing protein translates to MDRLAILKTLAEELNSGELIFPTHLDATLKLKRALDDPDCHLDQATRMIMNDPLLAARTVALANSATYNRSGNSITNVKMAVSRLGFRSLRTLVAALIVRQLNQQVRDPGLQAKARQLWEHSAHVAALAQVIARHITKVDPDTAMFAGIIHEIGGFYLISRAEEFPGLLDGSPDIWLAYGERVIARGVIKLLAIPDPVVAAVESLWQGIAAIPPISLADTLILANDIAPVVSPLHQMESLQIKQETTLIDFEVEDSTLQEILNDSEEEINSLCTALLA, encoded by the coding sequence ATGGACCGCTTAGCCATCTTGAAAACTCTTGCCGAAGAACTCAACAGCGGCGAGCTGATATTTCCTACCCATCTGGACGCGACGCTCAAACTCAAGCGCGCACTCGACGACCCCGATTGTCATCTCGATCAAGCTACCCGCATGATCATGAATGATCCGCTGCTGGCCGCGCGTACCGTGGCCTTGGCGAATTCGGCTACGTACAATCGTTCGGGCAACAGCATCACGAATGTCAAGATGGCAGTGAGTCGGCTTGGCTTTCGCAGTCTGCGCACCTTGGTCGCGGCGCTGATCGTGCGACAGCTGAATCAACAAGTACGCGACCCTGGCTTGCAAGCCAAAGCGCGTCAGTTATGGGAGCATTCAGCCCATGTCGCCGCATTGGCGCAAGTGATCGCGCGCCACATCACCAAGGTCGACCCCGACACGGCTATGTTTGCCGGCATCATCCATGAAATCGGCGGTTTTTATCTGATTTCGCGCGCCGAAGAATTTCCCGGCTTACTCGATGGTTCGCCTGATATTTGGCTCGCTTACGGTGAACGGGTGATTGCCCGTGGCGTGATCAAACTCTTGGCCATCCCCGATCCGGTGGTGGCGGCAGTTGAATCGCTGTGGCAAGGTATTGCGGCGATACCGCCCATATCGCTGGCCGACACGCTGATCTTGGCCAATGACATCGCACCGGTGGTGTCGCCACTGCATCAAATGGAGAGCCTACAGATCAAGCAAGAAACTACCTTGATTGATTTCGAAGTCGAGGACAGCACTTTGCAGGAAATTCTCAATGACTCCGAAGAGGAAATCAATTCACTCTGCACTGCGCTGCTGGCGTGA
- the nagA gene encoding N-acetylglucosamine-6-phosphate deacetylase, with product MSVHQQLHGQILTPDGWLNGTIKFIDTITALSADSADSADSSGAESAGPYILPGFIDLHVHGAGGKDTMEAGDAVSLIARQHARHGTTSMLATTMTAPLADIEAALQAIRPLLLERPAGTARVLGVHLEGPYINPGKLGAQPDFAGVGSLEQVLRFDAIAAIKLVTVAPEIPGHLELVRQLCAIGMVVQIGHTLGTYEDGVAALASGARGFTHLYNAMSRLDQRAPGMVGAALAHAQYSEIIPDLLHVHPGAIRAALRAIPQLYCVTDSTAATGMPDGPYMLGRQIVHKCLGGVRLADGTLAGSTLTMDQALRNLVAIGLDLADASRRVSTNAADYLGLSQRGRLRVGAFADMVVLDSQLKLIAVYVEGEKIELANT from the coding sequence ATGAGTGTGCATCAACAATTACATGGGCAAATTCTGACGCCCGATGGCTGGTTGAACGGGACGATAAAGTTTATCGATACCATCACGGCACTGAGTGCTGATAGCGCTGATAGCGCTGATAGCAGTGGGGCGGAATCGGCGGGGCCATATATTTTGCCTGGTTTTATCGATTTGCATGTGCATGGTGCCGGTGGTAAAGATACCATGGAAGCTGGTGATGCGGTCAGCCTGATCGCGCGCCAACACGCGCGTCATGGCACCACCAGTATGTTGGCGACCACGATGACCGCGCCGCTGGCCGATATCGAAGCGGCCTTACAGGCGATCCGGCCGCTGTTGCTAGAGCGTCCAGCGGGTACCGCGCGCGTGCTCGGTGTGCATCTCGAAGGCCCGTATATCAATCCGGGCAAGCTCGGTGCGCAACCCGATTTTGCCGGCGTCGGCTCGCTCGAACAAGTGCTGCGGTTTGATGCCATCGCTGCCATCAAACTGGTCACGGTGGCGCCGGAAATTCCCGGTCACCTGGAGTTGGTGCGGCAGTTGTGTGCCATCGGCATGGTGGTGCAGATCGGTCATACCCTCGGCACCTACGAGGATGGCGTGGCGGCCTTGGCCAGTGGTGCACGCGGCTTTACCCATCTTTACAATGCCATGTCGCGCCTCGATCAGCGCGCGCCTGGCATGGTCGGGGCCGCGCTCGCGCATGCGCAGTATTCGGAAATCATTCCGGATTTACTACACGTCCACCCCGGCGCCATTCGTGCCGCCCTGCGGGCGATTCCGCAGTTATACTGCGTGACCGATTCGACCGCGGCCACCGGCATGCCAGATGGTCCGTATATGCTGGGCCGTCAGATCGTGCATAAGTGTCTGGGCGGAGTGCGATTGGCCGACGGTACCTTGGCCGGCAGTACCCTGACCATGGATCAGGCTTTGCGGAATTTGGTCGCCATTGGGCTCGACCTGGCCGATGCCTCGCGCCGCGTCTCGACCAATGCCGCCGATTATCTGGGCTTAAGCCAGCGTGGCCGGCTGCGTGTCGGTGCGTTTGCCGACATGGTGGTGCTCGATTCTCAGCTTAAGCTCATTGCCGTTTATGTAGAGGGAGAAAAAATTGAGCTCGCAAATACTTAA
- a CDS encoding YoaK family protein → MPINYLAKLTSPQRTARSNRHLGVTLAGVAGALNAGGYLAVGQYTSHMTGMLSSAADDLVLGRLVPAFAALFMLIAFAWGAAGTAIIVNYAKRNHLRYIYTPVLLLEAVLLLIFGLIGSKLQQHAVVTVSLTTVFLCYLMGLQNALITKISNAEIRTTHVTGLVTDIGIELGKLIYWNRQGSQVPRDEEVGANMTKLRLHGMLVTAFFVGGVMGALGFKHLGFISALPLALALVILSLAPNLKQQLKQGV, encoded by the coding sequence ATGCCCATCAATTACCTCGCCAAGCTCACCTCACCGCAACGAACCGCCCGGTCGAATCGCCATCTCGGCGTCACCCTGGCTGGCGTGGCCGGGGCCTTGAATGCCGGTGGTTATCTCGCCGTCGGCCAATACACCTCACACATGACCGGCATGCTCTCGTCGGCGGCCGATGATTTGGTACTAGGACGCTTGGTACCGGCATTCGCCGCCCTGTTCATGCTCATTGCTTTTGCTTGGGGGGCCGCCGGCACCGCCATCATCGTCAACTATGCCAAGCGCAATCACTTACGTTACATCTATACACCGGTGTTATTGCTCGAAGCGGTATTGCTGCTTATTTTTGGTCTGATCGGCAGCAAATTGCAGCAACACGCGGTGGTGACGGTGTCACTGACCACGGTTTTTTTATGCTATCTGATGGGTTTGCAAAACGCCCTCATCACCAAAATTTCCAATGCGGAAATCCGCACCACCCATGTCACGGGTCTGGTGACCGACATCGGCATCGAACTGGGTAAGTTGATTTATTGGAATCGTCAGGGCAGTCAAGTACCACGGGATGAAGAAGTCGGTGCCAATATGACGAAATTGCGCCTGCATGGAATGCTGGTCACGGCCTTTTTTGTCGGCGGCGTGATGGGCGCACTCGGTTTCAAACATCTCGGCTTCATATCGGCGTTACCGCTGGCGCTGGCACTGGTGATCTTGTCACTGGCACCGAATTTAAAACAGCAACTCAAGCAAGGAGTCTGA
- a CDS encoding S1/P1 nuclease translates to MQKIILYVLFFACSALPQLSHAWGADGHQSVAAIADALLLDTPAGRHVSNLLAERKLEQVAVWADCVKGIAPAQDYRYTSAGRYPECAAFENPADIAAMADYVRRNDTNCQPASGEESCHKQYHYADISIEHEHYENHYVGASDHDIVHAIEAAILVLQGQPAAPPFAFKDPSEALILLSHYVGDLHQPLHVGSVFLDQSGAIIAPDDNIHDANNNTVGGNALQCPCGNLHALWDDLPPQLKRGQMNRALITAAKKIPLHTASAAQLPRLWADEALHDARTVFGGTQFSPRSTSLNGNNWSIALPLEYEKSMLILKQDALARAGAHLAQLLAAIWPE, encoded by the coding sequence ATGCAAAAAATTATCCTTTACGTACTATTCTTCGCCTGCAGCGCATTGCCACAACTCAGCCATGCTTGGGGGGCGGACGGCCATCAAAGCGTGGCAGCGATCGCCGACGCCTTGTTACTCGATACGCCGGCTGGCCGCCACGTCAGCAATTTGCTGGCTGAACGCAAGCTCGAACAGGTCGCCGTCTGGGCTGATTGTGTCAAAGGCATCGCCCCGGCCCAAGACTACCGCTATACCAGCGCCGGTCGCTACCCCGAGTGCGCGGCGTTTGAAAATCCGGCTGATATTGCCGCGATGGCAGACTATGTGCGTCGCAACGATACAAATTGCCAACCAGCAAGTGGGGAAGAAAGCTGCCATAAGCAATACCACTATGCCGATATCAGCATCGAACATGAACATTATGAAAACCACTACGTCGGTGCCAGCGACCATGACATCGTCCACGCCATCGAAGCCGCCATCCTGGTCTTGCAAGGACAGCCGGCAGCGCCACCGTTTGCCTTCAAAGACCCCAGCGAGGCACTGATACTGCTCAGTCACTATGTCGGCGATTTGCACCAGCCTTTGCATGTCGGCTCGGTTTTCCTCGACCAAAGCGGTGCGATCATCGCCCCCGATGACAACATCCACGATGCCAACAACAATACCGTCGGCGGCAATGCACTACAATGCCCCTGCGGCAATTTGCATGCCTTGTGGGATGATTTGCCGCCGCAGTTAAAACGTGGCCAGATGAACCGAGCACTGATCACGGCAGCAAAAAAAATACCGCTGCATACGGCAAGCGCGGCACAATTACCGCGTCTGTGGGCCGATGAGGCCCTACACGATGCGCGCACGGTATTTGGCGGTACCCAATTCAGTCCGCGCAGTACTTCGCTAAACGGCAACAACTGGTCCATCGCTTTACCGTTAGAATATGAGAAGTCCATGCTCATCCTCAAACAAGACGCGCTGGCGCGCGCCGGCGCACATTTGGCGCAATTGCTGGCGGCCATCTGGCCTGAATGA
- a CDS encoding transporter substrate-binding domain-containing protein — protein sequence MPVSFIRSAVSASLLALGLVLASSHASAADLLDTVHARGSLKIAVEGTYPPFNFTDQKTHALSGFDVDVARLLAAKLGVKAEFVTIEWSGILAGLSAGKFDVIVNQVGITPKRAESFDFSTPYTLSAAQLVVRKDEQRSFTSLVDLKGKKLGVAQGSNYEERAKASAGIDVKSYPGAPEYLQDLAAGRIDAALNDSLMVAYLLKNSPLPIKAGAAIGEVTSNGIPFVKGNPKFAAALNQALAAISKDGSLAQASIKWFGRDVSKAPAAQ from the coding sequence ATGCCTGTTTCATTTATTCGCTCGGCCGTATCGGCTTCCCTGTTGGCGCTCGGCTTAGTGTTGGCGAGCAGCCACGCCAGTGCCGCCGATTTACTCGATACCGTGCATGCGCGCGGCAGTTTGAAGATCGCGGTAGAGGGTACCTATCCACCGTTTAATTTTACCGATCAAAAGACGCATGCTTTATCGGGTTTTGATGTCGATGTGGCACGCTTGTTGGCCGCTAAGCTCGGTGTCAAAGCCGAATTCGTCACCATAGAATGGAGCGGTATTTTGGCCGGCTTGTCGGCTGGGAAGTTCGATGTCATCGTCAATCAAGTCGGCATCACGCCTAAGCGCGCCGAGAGTTTTGACTTTTCTACTCCGTATACCTTGTCGGCGGCACAACTGGTGGTACGCAAAGATGAACAGCGCAGCTTTACCAGCTTGGTCGATTTGAAGGGCAAGAAGCTCGGCGTGGCACAGGGCAGTAACTATGAAGAACGTGCCAAGGCCAGTGCCGGTATCGACGTCAAGAGTTATCCGGGTGCACCCGAATATCTGCAGGATCTGGCTGCTGGACGTATTGATGCCGCACTCAATGACAGTTTGATGGTGGCATATTTATTGAAAAATTCGCCACTGCCAATTAAAGCCGGTGCCGCCATCGGTGAAGTGACCAGCAATGGTATTCCTTTTGTGAAAGGTAATCCGAAATTCGCGGCGGCGCTCAACCAGGCATTGGCGGCCATCAGCAAAGATGGTAGCCTCGCACAGGCATCGATCAAATGGTTCGGACGCGATGTCAGTAAGGCACCTGCGGCACAATGA
- a CDS encoding glycoside hydrolase family 3 protein, whose translation MTQQAGKHAQMSLQQARQLAGQLVMIRMPLTSLDAAAAEFLRTHHIRALCLFRNNMIDAPQLTRLTADLRAVMGPQTLLAIDQEGGAVVRTTWGPQPPSAMSLGAADDVTLCREVGAAVARHLRSLGFNWNFAPVLDVNNNVDNPVISERSFGAYPQRAAELALAWMDGSLAEGVACCVKHFPGHGDTHIDSHRDLPTVDKSLAQLEALELAPFRQAVRRQAPAMMSAHIIYPALDADYPATMSPAILHRLLRDQWQYEGVLITDGMDMHAIAGRYGVGHAAVCALLAGADMVMALGNTATQLETLTALTEVILSGQISLAEIERKLARIRALTVAYPCVATPYQTELADHLLMSQAWRRGLTAIAAPQAPARNSKVRLLISADVVSDGVSEAGISAAQVSAMLASLYDVDTVTFERADEFDWHSLPADGRTVILASTVRIRYSERVRQSWKPALHLVLWNPFQVLDIDAPALLSYGFALPALDAMRAWLAGEITAAGRLPVAT comes from the coding sequence ATGACGCAACAAGCAGGGAAGCACGCGCAGATGAGCTTGCAGCAGGCACGCCAACTGGCGGGTCAACTGGTGATGATACGCATGCCCTTGACCAGTCTCGATGCGGCGGCGGCCGAATTTTTACGCACGCATCATATTCGCGCACTATGCTTGTTTCGTAACAATATGATCGATGCGCCACAACTGACGCGCCTGACTGCCGATTTACGCGCCGTGATGGGGCCACAGACCCTGCTCGCCATCGACCAGGAAGGCGGCGCCGTGGTACGCACTACCTGGGGCCCACAGCCACCATCGGCGATGTCTTTGGGCGCGGCCGATGATGTGACACTGTGCCGTGAGGTCGGTGCGGCGGTGGCGCGGCATCTCAGGTCACTCGGTTTCAATTGGAATTTCGCGCCGGTTCTCGATGTGAATAATAATGTCGATAACCCGGTGATTTCCGAGCGCTCGTTCGGTGCCTATCCCCAGCGTGCCGCCGAGCTGGCCTTGGCCTGGATGGATGGCAGTTTGGCCGAAGGCGTGGCCTGTTGCGTCAAGCATTTCCCCGGTCATGGCGATACCCATATCGACTCGCACCGCGACTTACCAACGGTGGATAAAAGCCTGGCGCAATTAGAGGCGCTGGAACTGGCACCATTTCGTCAAGCCGTGCGTCGTCAGGCACCGGCCATGATGAGCGCGCACATCATTTATCCGGCACTCGACGCCGACTATCCGGCGACCATGTCGCCGGCGATTCTGCATCGATTACTGCGCGATCAATGGCAGTATGAAGGCGTGCTCATTACCGATGGCATGGATATGCATGCGATTGCCGGTCGCTATGGCGTCGGCCATGCCGCTGTCTGTGCCTTGCTGGCTGGGGCCGATATGGTGATGGCCTTAGGGAATACCGCAACTCAACTCGAAACCTTGACGGCACTGACCGAAGTGATTTTGTCGGGGCAGATTTCGCTCGCTGAGATCGAGCGCAAGCTCGCGCGCATTCGCGCTCTCACTGTGGCTTATCCCTGTGTGGCGACGCCGTATCAGACTGAATTGGCCGATCATCTCTTGATGTCGCAGGCGTGGCGGCGCGGCTTGACTGCCATCGCGGCACCGCAGGCACCGGCGCGCAATAGCAAGGTGCGTTTGCTCATCAGTGCCGATGTCGTCAGCGACGGCGTCTCGGAAGCCGGTATTTCGGCCGCTCAGGTTAGCGCCATGCTGGCCAGTTTATATGATGTTGATACCGTCACTTTCGAACGGGCCGATGAGTTTGACTGGCACAGCTTACCGGCTGATGGGCGGACTGTGATTCTGGCTTCGACGGTGCGGATTCGTTATTCCGAGCGCGTGCGCCAAAGCTGGAAGCCGGCGCTGCATTTGGTATTGTGGAATCCATTTCAGGTGCTCGACATCGATGCGCCAGCCTTACTGAGCTATGGTTTTGCGCTGCCAGCCTTGGATGCGATGCGTGCTTGGTTGGCGGGTGAAATCACGGCTGCCGGGCGGCTGCCGGTCGCCACCTGA